One Candidatus Rokuibacteriota bacterium DNA segment encodes these proteins:
- a CDS encoding acyl-CoA/acyl-ACP dehydrogenase gives QSQGRDCGVPATMAKMYAADVAVRACDRAIQIHGGMGLSNECEVARYWRLARLWQIGPITNEQCRNIIGQLHCELPRSY, from the coding sequence CAGAGCCAGGGGCGCGACTGCGGCGTCCCTGCCACCATGGCCAAGATGTACGCCGCGGACGTGGCCGTGCGGGCCTGCGACCGCGCCATCCAGATCCACGGCGGCATGGGGCTCAGCAACGAGTGCGAGGTGGCCCGCTACTGGCGCCTGGCGCGGCTCTGGCAGATCGGGCCCATCACCAACGAGCAGTGCCGCAACATCATCGGCCAGCTGCACTGCGAGCTGCCGCGCTCGTACTGA